One Tamlana carrageenivorans genomic region harbors:
- a CDS encoding replication-associated recombination protein A, whose amino-acid sequence MNANEPLAERLRPKTLDDYVSQTHLVGETGSLTQHIKQGLIPSMIFWGPPGTGKTTLANIIATESGRPFYTLSAINSGVKDIREVIDKAKNSGGLFTVKNPILFIDEIHRFSKSQQDSLLQAVEKGWITLIGATTENPSFEVISALLSRCQVYILNAFDKKDLETLLNRAIKNDVFLSKKKIKLKETSALLKLSGGDGRKLLNIFELLVNSYDSDVIEITDEAVLQRIQNNTVRYDKTGEQHYDIISAFIKSIRGSDPNAAVYWLARMIEGGEDVKFIARRLLIAASEDIGNANPTALVIANNTFQAVSTIGFPESRIILSQCATYLACSPKSNAAYAAIGKAQQLVKQTGDLSVPLDLRNAPTKLMKELGYSEDYKYAHNYENNFASQEFLPNAIKNTKLYDPGNNSREQAHREFLKNRWKDKYNY is encoded by the coding sequence ATGAATGCAAATGAGCCTTTAGCAGAACGCCTACGTCCAAAAACACTTGATGACTATGTAAGTCAGACACACCTTGTGGGCGAAACGGGTTCGTTAACACAACATATTAAGCAAGGTTTAATTCCTTCTATGATTTTTTGGGGCCCTCCAGGAACTGGCAAAACCACACTTGCTAATATTATTGCAACCGAATCTGGCAGACCTTTTTACACCCTAAGTGCCATAAATTCTGGCGTTAAAGACATTCGTGAGGTTATAGATAAAGCTAAAAATAGCGGCGGACTCTTTACGGTTAAAAACCCCATTTTGTTTATTGATGAAATTCATCGCTTCAGCAAATCACAGCAGGACTCTTTGTTGCAAGCCGTTGAAAAAGGATGGATTACCCTTATAGGTGCCACTACCGAGAACCCTAGCTTTGAAGTCATTTCTGCCCTTTTATCGCGATGCCAAGTTTATATTCTTAATGCCTTTGATAAAAAAGATTTAGAAACACTACTAAATCGTGCTATTAAAAACGATGTATTCCTATCAAAGAAAAAGATTAAGTTAAAAGAAACCAGTGCGCTTTTAAAACTTTCTGGTGGTGATGGCAGGAAATTGCTTAATATTTTCGAACTTCTAGTAAACTCCTATGATTCGGATGTCATAGAAATTACCGACGAAGCAGTTTTACAACGCATACAAAACAATACGGTTCGATACGATAAAACAGGTGAACAACATTACGATATTATTTCTGCATTTATAAAATCCATTCGTGGTAGCGACCCTAATGCTGCTGTTTACTGGTTAGCGCGCATGATTGAAGGCGGTGAAGATGTTAAATTTATAGCCCGTCGTTTACTTATTGCCGCTAGCGAAGATATTGGAAATGCCAATCCAACGGCATTAGTTATCGCTAATAACACGTTCCAAGCTGTTTCAACAATAGGTTTCCCCGAATCTCGAATTATTTTAAGTCAGTGTGCCACATATTTAGCCTGTTCTCCAAAAAGCAATGCTGCTTACGCTGCCATAGGTAAAGCGCAACAATTAGTAAAACAAACAGGCGATTTAAGTGTACCTCTAGACTTAAGAAATGCCCCTACAAAACTCATGAAAGAATTAGGTTATAGCGAAGATTACAAATATGCCCATAACTATGAAAACAATTTTGCCTCTCAAGAATTCCTGCCTAACGCCATAAAAAACACGAAACTATACGACCCTGGCAATAATTCTAGAGAGCAGGCCCATCGTGAATTTTTAAAAAATCGTTGGAAAGACAAGTATAACTACTAA
- a CDS encoding SusC/RagA family TonB-linked outer membrane protein: MKTKFSGILTLLLALVVQLSFAQEKTISGTVSDGSGLPLPGATVLLKGTTAGTSTDFDGNYSIEAKTGDVLVYSFVGYTTKNVTVAASNKINVTLLEDAESLDEVVVTAFGSTRASKSLGYATTKISGDQLNEVSNQNPLESLSGKIAGVDISSPAQPGASTKVIFRGIGSITGSNSPLYVVDGSPIQDNSSSSVGSTSSFDAGTGINDLDPNTIESINFLKGAAATALYGSRGSNGVVVITTKRGKSKLKVNVATSIDLTEVSRVPHFQTRFGTGWAGASYSNVSGEGPLAASNENGSWGPAFNGQVRPWSRIVNNQQLIAPYEVLENNMRDFYENGTSYLTSLNISGGNEKSDVSFTYSRNDVDGVIPSDRDSFAKNNLGLNAGIKGEKFALRASGNYAHKTQRAVPTGQGDDAGFGKSLTQEIIQIPNDKSIIDMEDRSLIWNTPSYFYTPYAQNPYTTLESNNINIKKDRFFGNVNFSYTLTDFLTASFQTSADIDNESVKRFGAIIEYIDGSAQDLAGANEVVGAVQENKYTRREYDSYFNLNLLDTSITDNLSVNGLVGLNYNERNGDQLTVTVNDLDLPNYYELSNSASTPAIVQGNYLRRVFGLYAQAELSFLDRYFLTLSARNDWSSTLPYENNSYFYPSASLAAVVIDNGEHFLKLRGGFARIGNDTNLYSVFSTAGQAVNDGYFGQITYPFGGVNGYEIFGTIENQGLKPEITDEIELGLEARLFNGRLGLDVALYDRKTSDLIVDLPVARSTGYSVVTGNFVDLTNKGIELALTATPVATKNFSWDLTYTFTKNKGEVTNVAGEDDKISIYSAYNINFYAEEGQPLGSFYGPKPAKDDDGNYIVDPNTGYYTYSGEEEYLGTSQRDFIMGLQNSLKYKNFAFNFGFDWKQGGKMYSYTKRLSHFVGNGIETTYNGRNPWIIPGSVVADGSGGYTENTTPVNFEDVTAFYNASQNQAIEGSHVIDKTFIRLRDASLSYTLPNKLLQNTGINNMVFSIYGKNLALWTPSGNPYVDPETTSYGRGIRSEFGEFATNPAQRAYGGSVKFSF, encoded by the coding sequence ATGAAAACAAAGTTTAGTGGAATTCTAACGCTATTATTAGCGTTAGTTGTGCAACTATCGTTTGCACAAGAAAAGACAATTTCGGGTACGGTTTCAGATGGATCTGGCTTACCGCTTCCTGGAGCAACAGTCTTATTAAAAGGAACAACTGCTGGTACTTCAACAGATTTCGACGGTAATTACTCTATTGAAGCCAAGACAGGAGATGTTCTTGTTTATAGTTTTGTTGGTTACACAACAAAAAATGTAACTGTAGCTGCATCGAACAAGATTAATGTGACTTTATTAGAGGATGCAGAATCTTTAGATGAAGTTGTTGTAACAGCATTTGGTAGTACAAGAGCTTCCAAATCTTTAGGATATGCAACAACAAAAATCTCAGGCGATCAGTTAAATGAGGTTTCAAACCAAAACCCTTTAGAGTCATTATCGGGTAAAATTGCTGGTGTTGATATTTCTTCTCCTGCACAACCAGGAGCATCAACCAAAGTTATTTTTAGAGGTATTGGGTCTATCACCGGTTCTAACTCTCCGCTTTATGTAGTGGATGGCTCTCCTATCCAGGACAACTCATCAAGTAGCGTAGGTTCAACAAGTTCATTTGATGCGGGTACAGGTATTAATGATCTTGATCCAAACACTATTGAATCTATAAACTTCTTAAAAGGTGCGGCTGCAACTGCATTATATGGGTCTAGAGGTTCTAATGGTGTTGTTGTAATTACAACGAAAAGAGGAAAAAGCAAATTAAAAGTAAACGTGGCAACTTCAATTGATTTAACTGAAGTATCTCGTGTACCACATTTCCAAACTAGATTTGGTACCGGTTGGGCTGGAGCATCATACTCTAACGTTTCTGGCGAAGGACCACTTGCTGCTAGTAATGAAAATGGTTCTTGGGGACCTGCTTTTAACGGTCAAGTAAGACCTTGGAGTAGAATTGTAAACAACCAACAACTTATTGCTCCTTATGAAGTATTAGAAAACAATATGAGAGACTTTTATGAGAATGGAACTTCTTATTTAACTTCGCTTAACATTAGTGGTGGAAATGAAAAATCTGATGTTTCGTTTACATATTCAAGAAATGATGTTGACGGTGTAATTCCTAGCGATAGAGATAGTTTTGCAAAAAACAATTTAGGTCTTAACGCTGGAATTAAAGGTGAAAAATTCGCTCTTAGAGCTTCAGGTAACTATGCTCACAAAACACAACGTGCAGTACCTACGGGACAAGGTGATGATGCTGGGTTTGGTAAATCTTTAACTCAAGAAATTATTCAAATACCAAATGACAAGAGTATTATTGATATGGAAGATCGATCTTTAATTTGGAATACACCAAGTTATTTCTATACACCATATGCTCAAAACCCATACACGACCCTAGAAAGCAACAATATCAACATTAAAAAAGATAGATTTTTTGGTAACGTGAACTTTTCATATACTCTTACCGATTTCTTAACAGCTTCTTTCCAAACAAGTGCTGATATTGACAATGAAAGCGTAAAACGTTTTGGAGCTATAATTGAATACATAGACGGATCTGCTCAAGATTTAGCTGGAGCAAACGAAGTTGTAGGTGCTGTTCAAGAAAACAAGTATACACGTAGAGAGTATGATTCTTATTTTAACTTAAACTTATTAGATACAAGTATCACCGACAACTTATCGGTAAATGGTCTTGTAGGTCTTAACTACAACGAAAGAAATGGTGATCAATTAACAGTTACTGTTAATGATTTAGATTTACCTAATTATTATGAATTATCAAATTCAGCTTCTACACCAGCTATCGTGCAAGGAAACTACTTGAGACGTGTATTTGGTTTATATGCTCAAGCTGAATTAAGTTTCTTAGACAGATATTTCTTAACGCTTTCTGCTAGAAATGACTGGTCTTCAACTTTACCTTACGAAAACAACTCTTACTTCTATCCTTCAGCATCACTTGCAGCGGTAGTTATAGATAACGGAGAACACTTTTTAAAATTAAGAGGTGGTTTTGCAAGAATTGGTAATGACACTAACTTATATTCTGTTTTTTCAACAGCAGGACAAGCAGTTAACGACGGATATTTCGGTCAAATAACTTACCCTTTTGGAGGAGTTAACGGATATGAAATTTTCGGAACTATTGAAAATCAAGGATTAAAACCAGAAATCACAGATGAGATAGAGTTAGGTCTTGAAGCACGATTATTTAACGGACGCTTAGGCTTAGATGTTGCTTTATATGATAGAAAAACTTCTGATTTAATTGTTGATTTACCTGTAGCAAGATCTACTGGTTATTCAGTAGTAACAGGAAACTTTGTTGACCTTACCAACAAGGGTATTGAACTAGCGCTTACTGCAACACCTGTAGCTACCAAAAACTTCTCTTGGGATTTAACTTACACTTTTACTAAAAACAAAGGTGAAGTTACAAACGTAGCAGGTGAAGACGATAAAATTTCTATTTACAGTGCCTATAACATTAACTTCTATGCTGAAGAAGGTCAACCATTAGGTTCATTCTACGGTCCAAAACCAGCTAAAGATGATGATGGAAATTATATTGTAGATCCAAACACAGGATACTACACATACAGTGGTGAAGAAGAATACTTAGGTACATCACAAAGAGATTTTATTATGGGATTACAAAACTCATTAAAATACAAAAATTTCGCATTTAACTTTGGTTTTGATTGGAAACAAGGAGGGAAAATGTACTCTTATACAAAACGTTTAAGTCATTTCGTAGGAAACGGAATTGAGACGACTTATAACGGTAGAAACCCTTGGATTATCCCAGGATCTGTTGTCGCTGATGGTAGTGGTGGTTATACAGAAAATACAACTCCTGTGAATTTCGAAGATGTAACAGCTTTCTATAACGCTTCTCAAAATCAAGCTATTGAAGGATCTCACGTTATTGACAAAACGTTTATTAGATTAAGAGACGCATCATTATCATATACCCTTCCAAATAAGTTATTACAAAATACAGGAATCAATAATATGGTGTTTTCTATATATGGTAAAAACTTAGCGCTTTGGACTCCTTCAGGAAACCCTTATGTTGATCCTGAAACAACGAGTTATGGTAGAGGTATTAGAAGTGAATTTGGAGAATTTGCTACTAACCCAGCTCAACGAGCTTATGGTGGGTCTGTAAAATTTTCTTTCTAA
- a CDS encoding SusD/RagB family nutrient-binding outer membrane lipoprotein, giving the protein MKNTYIKISSLIVAGLLMLSSCTTSLDINRDPDSLSPDQVPMNSQLPAAITGIAASSGSYMAIVGGFWSQFWTQSAVANQYILIDDYTIPASSTITNRAWSSMYDALTDVRNIKRIASENENWNYYLIATTLEVYASQLLVDTYGSIPYSEANDTSILTPKFETGEEVYDLMVADLKEALSKNLALSPIDNVPGSTDFLFQGDMDKWTQFANSMLLKLYMRQSEARPSVAAAGINQLLNSGAQFLTMNAGIASNYFADEASKSNPLFETDRRQLNVGTNLRASTTMGSFLDTNLDPRLDLFYDGTTFQDQGNFDQGSSTASVVILNPTTAVYFMTLAESKFLHAEALIRYKGGSGAEAVYNEGVMAAFDNWDLDGTTMLAGAYAFPNGSMEENIEAVITQKWVASFPGNGYESFFEQNRTGYPKISSVPQVDPAYVPGQFSYSIEGKTGGKFPKRLVFPQEERQRNPNAPAASAVTDNVWYDIN; this is encoded by the coding sequence ATGAAAAACACATATATTAAAATATCAAGTCTTATCGTTGCAGGACTACTTATGTTATCTTCTTGTACAACGAGTTTAGACATCAATAGAGATCCCGATTCTTTATCTCCAGATCAAGTACCAATGAACTCTCAACTTCCTGCTGCTATTACAGGAATTGCTGCTTCATCTGGTTCTTATATGGCCATTGTAGGTGGGTTTTGGAGTCAATTTTGGACACAAAGCGCTGTAGCGAATCAATATATATTAATTGATGACTATACTATTCCTGCATCAAGCACGATTACGAACAGAGCATGGTCATCTATGTATGATGCTCTTACAGATGTTAGAAACATTAAACGCATTGCTAGTGAAAACGAAAACTGGAACTATTACTTAATTGCTACTACACTTGAAGTGTATGCTTCGCAACTACTAGTTGATACTTACGGTTCTATTCCTTACTCTGAAGCTAATGACACATCAATTCTAACTCCTAAGTTTGAAACAGGAGAAGAAGTTTATGATTTAATGGTCGCTGATTTAAAAGAAGCTTTAAGTAAAAATCTAGCACTATCACCTATAGACAACGTACCTGGAAGCACCGATTTCTTATTTCAAGGTGATATGGACAAATGGACACAGTTTGCGAATAGCATGCTTTTAAAATTGTACATGAGACAATCAGAAGCTAGACCAAGCGTTGCAGCTGCAGGAATTAATCAATTACTAAATTCTGGCGCTCAATTTCTAACCATGAATGCCGGTATTGCAAGCAACTACTTTGCAGATGAAGCTAGTAAAAGTAATCCTTTATTTGAAACAGATAGAAGACAATTAAATGTTGGAACAAATCTAAGAGCAAGCACAACAATGGGCAGCTTTTTAGATACTAATTTGGACCCAAGATTAGATTTATTTTATGATGGTACAACCTTCCAAGATCAAGGTAATTTCGACCAAGGTTCTTCAACAGCTTCTGTAGTAATTTTAAACCCAACTACAGCAGTTTATTTCATGACATTGGCAGAATCTAAATTCTTACATGCTGAAGCTTTAATTCGTTATAAAGGAGGAAGTGGCGCAGAAGCTGTATACAACGAAGGTGTAATGGCAGCTTTTGATAACTGGGACTTAGACGGCACAACCATGTTGGCTGGTGCATACGCTTTCCCTAACGGTAGTATGGAAGAAAATATTGAAGCCGTAATTACTCAAAAATGGGTTGCTTCTTTCCCTGGAAACGGTTACGAATCTTTCTTCGAACAAAACAGAACTGGATATCCTAAAATTTCTTCAGTACCACAAGTTGACCCTGCATATGTACCAGGACAATTCTCTTATTCTATAGAAGGAAAAACAGGCGGAAAATTCCCGAAGCGTTTAGTTTTCCCTCAAGAAGAAAGACAACGTAATCCTAATGCACCAGCGGCATCAGCAGTTACGGATAACGTTTGGTATGACATAAACTAA
- a CDS encoding polysaccharide deacetylase family protein, translating to MLLVYTHNISPRLNYIFKHICTRILGFEVKFTTKIEAFIAHDSLKMSYTKQALGNEFFVKCHDILFEQGLGDIDINIQKWDNTKCFFFNGDKSAIPFDIFSASFYMLSRYEEYLPHVKDAFGRFTAEESLAYKSGFLHQPVVDIWAYKFKAALQAQFPDFKFPDKNYSVKPIIDVPSPYKYKLKGLLRTFGGVLSDLSKLRIVSLYDRFGVLLRFKHDPHDTFKYLLNRQKNTRFKFLFFFLIGELSTYDKGISPNKKHFVSLIKHVADYCQVGLKISFFALEDEKRLKREKEKMEDVLNTNLIASRQSHSKLNLPETYRYLISLEIKEDYTMGYPNHIGFRAGSCTPFLFYDLDYEVQTPLKIIPYQLMDVALLKQWSLLDKKKVLNELISSIKAVNGEFVPVFHNYTFSEDKEWDGFKELFSLILDSVDES from the coding sequence ATGTTACTCGTATATACTCATAACATATCGCCCCGATTAAACTATATATTTAAGCATATATGCACAAGAATATTGGGTTTTGAGGTCAAGTTTACCACTAAGATTGAAGCTTTTATTGCCCACGATAGTTTAAAAATGTCCTATACAAAACAGGCGCTTGGGAATGAGTTTTTTGTAAAATGTCATGATATTTTATTTGAACAAGGCTTGGGTGATATCGATATAAATATTCAGAAATGGGATAATACCAAGTGTTTTTTCTTTAATGGAGATAAAAGTGCCATTCCCTTTGATATTTTTTCGGCTTCATTTTACATGCTATCGCGTTATGAAGAATATTTACCGCATGTTAAAGATGCATTTGGTCGCTTTACAGCCGAAGAAAGTTTGGCCTATAAATCGGGTTTTTTACATCAACCCGTGGTTGATATTTGGGCCTATAAATTTAAAGCGGCCTTACAAGCGCAGTTTCCAGATTTTAAGTTTCCAGATAAAAATTATTCCGTAAAGCCTATTATTGATGTTCCAAGTCCTTATAAATATAAACTTAAAGGACTGTTGCGAACTTTTGGTGGTGTTCTATCCGATTTGTCTAAATTAAGAATTGTAAGTCTTTATGATAGGTTTGGAGTTTTACTTCGATTTAAGCACGACCCCCATGATACTTTTAAGTATTTGTTAAACCGACAAAAAAACACACGGTTTAAGTTTTTATTCTTTTTTTTAATAGGCGAATTGTCTACCTATGATAAAGGGATAAGCCCAAATAAAAAACATTTTGTCTCACTTATAAAGCATGTTGCAGATTATTGTCAAGTGGGATTAAAAATTTCTTTTTTTGCTTTAGAGGATGAAAAACGCCTGAAACGAGAAAAAGAAAAAATGGAAGATGTATTAAACACCAATTTAATTGCCTCCCGACAATCGCATTCCAAGTTGAATTTACCCGAAACCTATAGGTATTTAATTTCATTAGAAATTAAAGAAGATTACACTATGGGGTATCCTAACCATATTGGCTTTAGAGCAGGCTCTTGTACGCCTTTTTTATTCTATGATTTAGATTATGAAGTGCAAACACCGTTAAAAATTATTCCTTATCAACTTATGGATGTAGCACTTTTAAAACAATGGTCCTTATTAGATAAAAAGAAGGTGCTAAATGAGCTTATAAGCAGTATAAAAGCGGTAAATGGAGAGTTTGTTCCTGTGTTTCATAATTATACCTTTTCGGAAGACAAAGAATGGGATGGCTTTAAAGAGTTGTTCAGTCTTATTTTAGATTCTGTAGATGAAAGTTAA
- a CDS encoding rhomboid family intramembrane serine protease, producing the protein MKQKESFQFTTGVIAYPLLFILLIWLVFWFEVRFGYHFNKFGLYPQTIKGLRGILFGPFIHGDIEHIYHNTVPLFVLSAALFYFYRPIAWKILAYGILLSGFLTWCIGRPSYHIGASGLIYVLVSFLFFKGIFAKYYRLVALSLAVIFLYGSMVWYTLPIKEGISWEGHLSGLLCGLFFALVFKKQIKQPIKYVWEAEDYNEADDPFLKHFDENGNFIESIEADDEVQDVKNENPVTYNYIYKSEKGENS; encoded by the coding sequence ATGAAGCAAAAGGAATCATTTCAATTTACAACTGGGGTCATAGCATACCCATTACTTTTTATTCTACTTATTTGGTTGGTATTTTGGTTTGAAGTGCGCTTTGGGTATCATTTTAATAAATTTGGCCTTTACCCACAAACTATAAAAGGCTTGCGGGGTATCTTGTTTGGTCCTTTTATCCATGGTGATATCGAGCATATATATCATAATACGGTTCCGCTGTTTGTGCTTTCGGCTGCCTTGTTTTATTTCTACCGCCCCATAGCCTGGAAAATTTTAGCTTATGGCATTTTATTATCTGGATTTTTAACTTGGTGTATTGGTAGACCTTCTTATCATATTGGGGCAAGCGGACTCATTTATGTTTTAGTGAGTTTTCTGTTTTTTAAAGGGATTTTTGCTAAATATTACAGACTAGTTGCTTTGTCGTTAGCAGTAATTTTTCTTTACGGAAGTATGGTTTGGTATACTTTGCCAATTAAAGAAGGGATATCTTGGGAGGGACACTTGTCGGGATTACTTTGCGGATTGTTTTTTGCTCTTGTTTTTAAAAAACAGATTAAACAACCAATAAAGTATGTTTGGGAAGCAGAAGACTATAATGAAGCCGATGACCCTTTCTTAAAACATTTTGATGAAAATGGAAATTTTATCGAAAGTATTGAGGCCGATGATGAGGTTCAAGATGTCAAAAATGAAAATCCTGTAACCTATAATTATATTTATAAAAGTGAAAAGGGGGAAAATAGTTAG
- a CDS encoding lipid-binding protein, with protein sequence MKIYKSIIGALILMVSLSLTSCDEVEDINVGGSSVEKMSGDWWIIALQPDGVTPAYGGDYEQFSTYNTAANNGMMWVDDHGHWMEIKTQVDTDLDAMTFEGEDNADELITGGTVTVSNGVITKATYKTNSNTMVDEISFEAEFDWDPGTVYKFKGHKRTGFAEDENPHYSN encoded by the coding sequence ATGAAAATATATAAATCAATTATTGGAGCCCTAATATTAATGGTTTCTTTAAGCTTAACTTCTTGCGATGAAGTAGAAGATATAAATGTAGGTGGGAGCTCTGTTGAAAAAATGTCTGGAGACTGGTGGATCATTGCTTTGCAACCAGATGGAGTAACTCCAGCCTACGGAGGTGACTACGAGCAATTCTCAACATATAATACCGCTGCAAACAACGGTATGATGTGGGTAGATGATCATGGACACTGGATGGAAATTAAAACTCAAGTAGACACAGATTTAGACGCTATGACGTTCGAAGGTGAAGATAACGCCGATGAACTAATAACCGGAGGTACTGTAACAGTTAGCAATGGCGTAATCACCAAAGCAACCTACAAAACTAACAGTAATACAATGGTTGACGAAATCTCTTTTGAAGCAGAATTTGATTGGGATCCAGGAACAGTATACAAATTTAAAGGTCATAAAAGAACTGGATTTGCTGAAGATGAAAATCCTCATTATTCAAACTAG
- the rlmB gene encoding 23S rRNA (guanosine(2251)-2'-O)-methyltransferase RlmB yields the protein MENQTQIFGIRAIIEAINANQTIDKVFLQKGLQGDLFSELETLVNKKSINKSYVPIEKLNKLSKGNHQGAVAQISPIAFHDMETLVLNVMESGKTPLFLLLDQLSDVRNFGAIIRTAECTGVDGIIIQKKGGAPVNGDTIKTSAGAVFKVPICKVDHIKDALFFMQASGIKVIAATEKTNDTLYDVSFKEPCAIVMGSEGRGINPSIIKVSDAKAKLPLLGEIESLNVSVACGAFLYEALRQRRD from the coding sequence ATGGAAAATCAAACACAAATATTCGGTATTCGCGCTATCATTGAGGCTATTAACGCCAATCAAACTATAGACAAAGTTTTTCTTCAAAAAGGATTACAAGGCGATTTATTTTCAGAATTAGAGACTTTGGTGAATAAAAAATCCATTAACAAGTCCTATGTCCCTATTGAAAAACTGAATAAATTATCAAAAGGAAACCATCAAGGTGCTGTAGCTCAAATATCCCCTATTGCCTTTCATGATATGGAGACTTTGGTTTTAAATGTTATGGAATCTGGTAAAACACCATTATTTCTACTTTTAGATCAACTTAGCGATGTTAGAAACTTTGGTGCCATTATAAGAACTGCCGAATGTACTGGAGTGGATGGCATTATTATTCAGAAAAAAGGTGGTGCTCCCGTAAATGGCGACACTATAAAAACGAGTGCTGGAGCCGTTTTTAAAGTCCCAATTTGCAAAGTAGACCATATTAAAGATGCGCTATTTTTTATGCAAGCATCCGGAATAAAAGTGATTGCTGCCACCGAAAAAACAAACGACACCTTATATGATGTGTCTTTTAAAGAACCCTGCGCTATTGTTATGGGATCGGAAGGTCGCGGAATTAACCCTTCCATCATAAAAGTATCCGATGCTAAAGCTAAACTACCTTTACTAGGTGAGATAGAATCTTTAAATGTTTCGGTAGCTTGTGGGGCTTTTTTATATGAAGCACTTAGACAGCGACGTGATTAG
- a CDS encoding BT_2262 family domain-containing protein, giving the protein MKRIQYLYILMIFISGALASCTTDSTGDISEITTYPIITLTGDPVVLVSQGDTYTDEGAVSMVGSDVIETQTSFSNGTYNGADGVDTNTPDQYLVTYAAENSDGFTGTNSRVVWVANTGDLVNSIEGLYTADVQRAPDFAPTTNDLKYVIISKTGANTYEITHAIGGYYDMGRGYGPGYAARGAIITANDIPSNNFSVSQAVFPIWGNTVDIIDFKVDAAAKVISFQGNGNFGNGTFKVQLKQVQF; this is encoded by the coding sequence ATGAAAAGAATACAATATTTATATATACTGATGATTTTTATTTCTGGGGCATTGGCTTCTTGTACTACAGATAGTACTGGGGACATTTCAGAAATTACGACCTACCCTATTATTACGCTAACAGGTGATCCCGTAGTTCTAGTATCACAAGGCGATACTTATACCGATGAGGGCGCTGTTTCTATGGTTGGTAGTGATGTCATTGAGACTCAAACCTCTTTCTCCAATGGTACCTATAACGGTGCTGATGGTGTTGACACAAACACTCCTGACCAATATTTAGTAACATATGCAGCAGAAAATTCAGATGGATTTACTGGTACGAATTCAAGAGTTGTTTGGGTTGCTAATACTGGTGATTTAGTAAATAGTATCGAAGGCCTATATACAGCCGACGTACAAAGAGCACCTGATTTTGCACCTACAACAAATGATTTAAAATATGTTATTATTAGCAAAACAGGAGCAAACACCTACGAAATAACACATGCTATCGGTGGTTATTACGATATGGGAAGAGGTTACGGTCCTGGATATGCAGCTAGAGGCGCTATCATTACGGCTAACGATATCCCAAGTAACAACTTCTCTGTTAGCCAAGCTGTATTTCCTATTTGGGGGAACACAGTTGATATAATTGACTTTAAAGTAGATGCTGCTGCTAAAGTAATTTCATTTCAAGGAAATGGAAACTTTGGAAATGGAACATTTAAAGTACAGTTAAAACAAGTTCAATTTTAA
- the radC gene encoding RadC family protein, whose product MQEKPVSFSIKHWSQDDQPREKLLYKGKTALSDAELVAILIGSGNRDESAVALCKRILASTNNNLSALGRLSIKQLMAFKGIGEAKAITILAALELGRRRRGEEALERYKISSSRSVFEYMQPVIGELNHEEFWIIYLNNSNKVLQKNQLSKGGITGTLVDVRLVLKTALEVGATGLILAHNHPSGTLRPSEADKQITQKLKIAAQNLDIQVLDHLIITEASYFSFADESLL is encoded by the coding sequence ATGCAAGAAAAACCAGTCTCCTTTTCCATAAAACATTGGAGCCAAGACGATCAGCCTCGAGAAAAACTTCTATATAAAGGAAAAACAGCTTTAAGTGATGCCGAGTTAGTCGCTATTTTAATAGGTTCAGGAAACCGAGATGAAAGTGCCGTGGCTTTGTGTAAACGTATTTTAGCTAGTACAAATAACAATTTAAGTGCGTTAGGCCGGTTATCAATTAAGCAACTTATGGCATTTAAGGGGATTGGTGAAGCAAAAGCGATTACCATTTTAGCCGCCTTAGAATTAGGCAGGCGACGTCGGGGAGAAGAAGCTTTAGAGCGTTATAAAATTAGTTCTAGCCGCTCGGTATTTGAATACATGCAGCCTGTTATTGGCGAACTTAATCATGAGGAATTTTGGATAATCTATCTAAACAATTCAAACAAAGTACTGCAAAAAAATCAGCTGAGTAAAGGTGGTATTACGGGTACTTTAGTGGATGTGCGTTTGGTTTTAAAAACAGCTTTAGAAGTAGGAGCAACAGGTTTAATTTTAGCGCATAACCATCCGTCGGGAACTCTTAGGCCAAGTGAAGCCGATAAGCAAATTACTCAAAAATTAAAAATCGCAGCTCAAAATCTCGATATTCAGGTTTTAGATCATTTAATCATAACAGAAGCGTCGTATTTTAGCTTTGCAGATGAAAGTTTGTTGTAA